A stretch of the Acidobacteriota bacterium genome encodes the following:
- a CDS encoding PHP domain-containing protein, with protein MPPFRGADLHCHSTFSDGVDAPARLVGHAVEAGLSVLALSDHDAVHGLPEFEAAAKGTGLVTVAASELSTRCNGDDVHVLGLFLDPEEPAMKAQLERFRVDRDTRGEAMVEKLTALGMPLDLAAIREVVGGGAFGRPHIARAMLAKGYVKTFDEAFDKWLAHGKPGYVPKPKWTLEEAIAAIRTAGGLSVIAHPIWYKDAEQVVAIGVAAGLDGLEVYHLDQAGKENEFGKLAERHGLLKSAGSDYHGPAEGKRRVGACRLDAAGWERMVEAAEARRAESGRPPLDLSPR; from the coding sequence ATGCCTCCGTTCCGCGGCGCCGACCTGCACTGCCATTCGACGTTCTCCGACGGCGTCGACGCGCCCGCGCGCCTCGTCGGCCACGCGGTCGAGGCGGGCCTGTCCGTCCTCGCCCTGTCCGATCACGACGCGGTGCACGGCCTCCCCGAGTTCGAGGCCGCGGCGAAGGGGACGGGCCTCGTGACCGTGGCGGCGAGCGAGCTTTCGACGCGCTGCAACGGCGACGACGTGCACGTCCTCGGCCTTTTCCTCGACCCCGAGGAGCCCGCGATGAAGGCCCAGCTGGAGCGTTTCCGCGTGGACCGCGACACGCGGGGCGAGGCGATGGTGGAGAAGCTCACCGCCCTCGGCATGCCGCTCGACCTCGCGGCGATCCGCGAGGTGGTCGGCGGGGGCGCTTTCGGGCGTCCCCACATCGCCCGCGCCATGCTCGCGAAGGGCTACGTGAAGACGTTCGACGAGGCCTTCGACAAGTGGCTGGCTCATGGAAAACCCGGCTACGTCCCGAAGCCGAAGTGGACGCTCGAGGAAGCCATCGCCGCGATCCGGACGGCGGGGGGGCTCTCCGTCATCGCGCACCCCATCTGGTACAAGGACGCCGAGCAGGTCGTCGCGATCGGCGTCGCCGCCGGACTGGACGGCCTCGAGGTCTACCACCTCGACCAGGCGGGCAAGGAGAACGAGTTCGGCAAGCTCGCCGAGCGCCACGGTCTCCTGAAGTCTGCGGGCTCCGACTACCACGGTCCCGCGGAGGGGAAGCGGCGCGTCGGAGCGTGCCGCCTCGACGCCGCCGGCTGGGAGCGTATGGTCGAGGCGGCTGAGGCGCGCCGGGCGGAGTCCGGCCGGCCGCCCCTCGACCTTTCGCCGCGCTGA
- a CDS encoding alkaline phosphatase family protein yields the protein MRARVQSAAEAAGAKDRASVCVLFVDGLSKEAFDHLLAEGALPNIRREIVDRALVVDNAVASVPSETYPNLGAMLTGLFPGHHGIPANVWLDRRLRLREAHTNVFRTYAAGDFLTPAARTLYERLPADTVAVTTPIARGAAVYVKNTVAVMAAYARYDWPFLDRKTLDDMGDAYAGAAASGRLPSLVWGHILGPDEVAHAEGPGSAEFHATLVSIDKAFGRLVKRLKKLKADDRVLFVLVGDHGNRTYQKFVDASELVNRVLRANPTEADCTKGDCVLVPAPRKDKVYDVGEAMIAVGAYRGAMIWLPSDHAGEEIPGAFRTRKQKRPKGPPAPRLRMPPVSAFAATLARAPEVRLVVTRGPAAGRVVVYGPAGRSEIARVDGDESPARYSYRVLEGEDPLGYAADPAVRGLLGAARNADDWLDATAAGPYPDLVVQLPEFFDSPRSPDVYLSPAEGYGFVSGKAAGHGSLSRSETVVPLLFAGPGVPPGHRRAARTVDLAPTLLSYLGVPYDAEEMDGDDLEIAPAGAPAMKPLAPAPE from the coding sequence GTGCGCGCGCGCGTCCAGAGCGCCGCGGAAGCCGCCGGGGCGAAGGACCGCGCCTCGGTCTGCGTCCTCTTCGTCGACGGGCTGTCGAAGGAGGCCTTCGACCACCTCCTCGCCGAGGGCGCGCTCCCGAACATCCGCCGGGAGATCGTCGACCGCGCGCTTGTCGTCGACAACGCGGTCGCATCCGTCCCGAGCGAGACGTACCCGAACCTCGGCGCGATGCTGACGGGCCTCTTCCCGGGCCACCACGGGATCCCCGCGAACGTCTGGCTCGACCGGCGCCTGCGCCTGCGGGAGGCCCACACGAACGTCTTCCGCACCTACGCGGCAGGCGACTTTCTGACGCCGGCTGCGCGCACGTTGTACGAGCGTCTGCCCGCCGACACGGTCGCCGTCACGACTCCCATCGCGCGCGGCGCGGCCGTGTACGTGAAGAACACGGTCGCCGTCATGGCGGCGTACGCCCGCTACGACTGGCCGTTCCTCGACCGCAAGACCCTCGACGACATGGGCGACGCGTACGCGGGCGCGGCCGCCTCCGGCCGACTGCCCAGCCTCGTGTGGGGCCACATCCTCGGGCCGGACGAGGTCGCGCACGCCGAGGGACCCGGCAGCGCCGAGTTTCACGCCACCCTCGTCTCGATCGACAAGGCGTTCGGCCGGCTCGTGAAGCGGCTGAAGAAGCTGAAGGCCGACGACCGCGTGCTGTTCGTCCTCGTCGGCGACCACGGCAACCGCACGTACCAGAAGTTCGTCGACGCGAGCGAGCTCGTGAACCGCGTGCTGCGCGCGAATCCGACCGAGGCCGACTGCACGAAGGGGGACTGCGTCCTCGTGCCCGCGCCCCGCAAGGACAAGGTATACGACGTCGGCGAGGCCATGATCGCCGTGGGAGCCTACCGCGGCGCCATGATCTGGCTCCCCTCCGATCACGCGGGCGAGGAGATCCCCGGAGCGTTCCGGACACGCAAGCAGAAACGTCCGAAAGGGCCGCCCGCGCCGCGCCTGAGGATGCCGCCCGTCTCGGCGTTCGCCGCCACGCTCGCCCGCGCCCCCGAGGTGCGGCTCGTCGTGACGCGCGGCCCCGCCGCCGGGCGGGTCGTCGTGTACGGGCCCGCGGGCCGCTCGGAGATCGCGCGCGTCGACGGCGACGAGTCCCCCGCCCGCTACTCCTATCGCGTCCTCGAGGGCGAGGACCCGCTCGGCTACGCCGCCGACCCCGCAGTCCGGGGCCTCCTCGGCGCAGCGCGCAACGCGGACGACTGGCTCGACGCGACGGCGGCCGGGCCGTACCCTGATCTCGTCGTCCAGCTGCCCGAGTTCTTCGACTCGCCGCGGTCTCCCGACGTCTACCTGTCTCCCGCCGAGGGCTACGGGTTCGTGTCCGGCAAGGCCGCCGGACACGGCTCTCTCAGCCGCAGCGAGACCGTGGTCCCGCTGCTTTTCGCGGGCCCCGGCGTGCCGCCCGGCCACCGCCGCGCGGCTCGCACCGTCGACCTCGCGCCGACGCTCCTGTCGTACCTCGGCGTCCCCTACGACGCCGAGGAGATGGACGGCGACGACCTCGAGATCGCCCCCGCGGGAGCGCCCGCGATGAAGCCGCTCGCGCCCGCGCCGGAGTGA
- the pyk gene encoding pyruvate kinase has product MSGKTGEGATKIVATIAGNAEKPGALDALLAAGVDVVRLNGAHAKPGDIARRTALVRRVSARRGRPVGVLLDLGGPKIRLGALPGGSVSLLTGRSVEIVAGTASEGGERGGLVRLAVTYPALLKDVKPGAEIRIDDGRVRLEVTGRRRGALRAVVRTGGRVKSGAGVNFPDSTLTAPALTPKDRRDLVEALDAGVDFVGLSFVRSAAHVAQLRRLFERVAEDRRPWIVAKIERPEALMDLDRIAAASDALMVARGDLGVEIGLARVPAAQREILAAGRRHAVPVIVATQMLESMIECPVPTRAEVSDVALAVHDGADAVMLSGETAIGAYPVEAVRAMGEIARAAEVPDAGSVPAALPAPPPGDFTAVMARAAAEAARLGGASVLVVHTESGRTARLASKNTVSLPIVVFTPREAVRRKLTLLRDVVSFRVPKTRTVEERIRAADALLAKVPASRARRSSRCPARRPPRARRMSCGSAGCPEGHSGAGASGFIAGAPAGAISRSSPSISSAS; this is encoded by the coding sequence ATGTCGGGAAAGACCGGAGAGGGGGCGACGAAGATCGTCGCGACGATCGCGGGCAACGCGGAGAAGCCGGGCGCGCTCGACGCGCTTCTCGCCGCGGGGGTGGACGTCGTCCGCCTGAACGGGGCTCACGCGAAGCCCGGCGACATCGCCCGGCGGACGGCTCTCGTGAGGCGCGTCTCGGCGCGGCGCGGGAGGCCCGTCGGCGTCCTTCTCGATCTCGGCGGCCCGAAGATCCGCCTCGGCGCGCTGCCGGGCGGCTCGGTGTCGCTCCTGACCGGCCGGTCCGTCGAGATCGTCGCCGGCACCGCGTCCGAGGGAGGCGAACGAGGCGGTCTCGTGCGCCTCGCGGTCACGTATCCGGCCCTCCTCAAAGACGTGAAGCCCGGCGCCGAGATCCGCATCGACGACGGCAGGGTCCGCCTCGAGGTGACGGGGCGTCGGCGCGGGGCGCTGCGCGCCGTCGTGCGCACGGGCGGCCGCGTCAAGAGCGGGGCCGGCGTGAACTTCCCGGATTCGACGCTCACGGCTCCGGCGCTCACGCCGAAGGACCGCCGCGACCTCGTCGAGGCGCTCGACGCGGGCGTGGACTTCGTCGGGCTCTCGTTCGTGCGCAGCGCGGCGCACGTCGCGCAGCTCCGGCGCCTGTTCGAGCGGGTCGCCGAGGACCGCCGCCCCTGGATCGTCGCGAAGATCGAGCGTCCCGAGGCGCTCATGGACCTCGACCGGATCGCCGCCGCCTCCGACGCCCTCATGGTGGCGCGCGGCGACCTCGGCGTGGAGATCGGCCTCGCCCGCGTCCCGGCCGCCCAGCGCGAGATCCTCGCGGCGGGCCGGCGGCACGCGGTACCCGTCATCGTCGCGACGCAGATGCTCGAGTCCATGATCGAATGCCCCGTCCCGACGCGGGCGGAAGTGTCCGACGTCGCACTCGCCGTGCACGACGGCGCCGACGCCGTGATGCTCTCGGGCGAGACGGCGATCGGCGCTTATCCCGTCGAGGCGGTCCGGGCGATGGGCGAGATCGCCCGCGCCGCCGAGGTGCCCGACGCGGGGAGCGTGCCCGCCGCGCTCCCGGCGCCGCCCCCGGGCGACTTCACGGCCGTCATGGCCCGCGCCGCGGCCGAGGCCGCGCGGCTCGGAGGCGCTTCGGTCCTCGTCGTCCACACCGAGTCGGGCCGGACGGCGCGACTCGCGTCCAAGAACACGGTCTCGCTCCCGATCGTGGTCTTCACGCCCCGCGAGGCCGTGCGCCGGAAGCTGACGCTTCTCCGGGACGTCGTGTCGTTCCGCGTGCCGAAGACCCGGACCGTCGAGGAGCGCATCCGCGCCGCGGACGCGCTGCTCGCGAAGGTCCCCGCCTCGCGGGCGCGACGATCGTCGAGGTGTCCGGCGCGTCGCCCACCGCGGGCGCGACGAATGTCGTGCGGCTCCGCCGGCTGCCCTGAGGGTCACTCCGGCGCGGGCGCGAGCGGCTTCATCGCGGGCGCTCCCGCGGGGGCGATCTCGAGGTCGTCGCCGTCCATCTCCTCGGCGTCGTAG
- the folE gene encoding GTP cyclohydrolase I FolE produces MAPSSIFEPPVAADPRIDKLAEHVREMIKILGLDPERDPNLVDTDQRVAKMYLEIFSGLDSGNRPKLTTFPNDEKYSAMVMEKDIPFYSMCAHHFVPFYGHGHIAYIPNERIVGLSKLPRLLEFYARRPQLQERLTEQVASTLEEELKPQGVMVVIEARHLCVEMRGVKKPGALTVTSSIRGIFASKAVREEFLDLLNRRG; encoded by the coding sequence ATGGCTCCCTCCTCGATCTTCGAACCCCCCGTCGCCGCCGACCCCCGCATCGACAAGCTGGCCGAGCACGTCCGGGAAATGATCAAGATCCTCGGCCTCGACCCCGAAAGAGATCCGAACCTCGTCGACACGGACCAGCGTGTCGCGAAGATGTACCTCGAGATCTTCTCGGGCCTCGATTCGGGCAACCGCCCGAAGCTCACGACGTTCCCGAACGACGAGAAGTACAGCGCGATGGTCATGGAGAAGGACATCCCCTTCTACTCCATGTGCGCCCACCACTTCGTGCCGTTCTACGGGCACGGGCACATCGCGTACATCCCGAACGAGCGAATCGTCGGGCTGTCGAAGCTGCCGCGCCTCCTCGAGTTCTACGCCCGCAGGCCGCAGCTCCAGGAGCGCCTCACGGAGCAGGTCGCGTCGACCCTGGAGGAGGAGCTCAAGCCGCAGGGCGTCATGGTCGTCATCGAGGCGCGCCACCTCTGCGTGGAGATGCGGGGCGTCAAGAAGCCCGGCGCTCTCACCGTCACGTCCTCGATCCGCGGAATCTTCGCGTCCAAGGCCGTGCGCGAGGAGTTCCTCGACCTCCTGAACCGCCGCGGCTGA
- a CDS encoding DUF4097 family beta strand repeat protein, translated as MSRAAAVPTILAALALSLPAAADHRHSMDVTIEERDAKGCAGVHVRFGDRATARGEETVTLSRAEAKGLVLEGSRHGGVTVRGGDANTFTVTACKAAAGADEASAGAVLSKIALRSSGGRITLEGPPGESWNGFLVVTAPRDADFSVEASNGPVSLSNLSGTLAVTTANGPVSLAGLTGVVTVDAANGPVSLKNSSGDVKIHAVNGPLTIALAGTRWEGKGLDADAKNGPLTLKVPDDFASGVRVETSSHAPFSCRAAACGSARREDGNRTRLVEFGGDASIRLTSSNGPVSIVGPNRS; from the coding sequence ATGAGCCGTGCCGCCGCCGTCCCGACCATCCTCGCCGCGCTCGCACTCTCTCTCCCCGCCGCCGCCGATCACCGCCACTCGATGGACGTCACGATCGAGGAGCGCGACGCGAAGGGCTGCGCCGGCGTTCACGTCCGCTTCGGCGACCGCGCGACGGCCCGGGGCGAGGAGACCGTGACGCTCTCCCGGGCGGAAGCGAAGGGACTCGTCCTCGAGGGGTCCCGGCACGGCGGCGTGACGGTGCGCGGCGGCGACGCCAACACCTTCACCGTGACGGCGTGCAAGGCCGCCGCCGGCGCCGACGAAGCCTCGGCCGGGGCCGTCCTCTCGAAGATCGCGCTGCGCTCCTCGGGAGGCCGCATCACGCTCGAGGGCCCCCCGGGCGAGAGCTGGAACGGGTTTCTCGTCGTGACCGCCCCCCGCGACGCCGACTTCTCGGTCGAGGCTTCGAACGGTCCCGTTTCCCTCTCGAACCTCTCCGGGACGCTGGCCGTGACGACCGCGAACGGTCCCGTCTCCCTCGCGGGCCTCACGGGCGTCGTCACCGTAGACGCCGCGAACGGCCCCGTCTCGCTCAAGAACTCCTCGGGCGACGTGAAGATCCACGCCGTCAACGGCCCGCTCACGATCGCCCTCGCGGGCACGCGCTGGGAAGGCAAGGGCCTCGACGCCGACGCGAAGAACGGCCCGCTCACGCTGAAGGTCCCCGACGACTTCGCGTCCGGCGTGAGGGTCGAGACGTCCAGCCACGCGCCGTTCTCCTGCCGCGCCGCGGCGTGCGGCTCGGCTCGCCGCGAGGACGGGAACCGCACGCGCCTCGTCGAGTTCGGCGGGGACGCCTCGATCCGCCTCACGTCCTCGAACGGCCCCGTGTCGATCGTCGGCCCGAACCGCTCCTAG
- a CDS encoding ABC transporter substrate-binding protein: MRLVSLCPSITESLAAFGAAGDLVGATRYCIHPKEALRDVPRVGGTKNPDFAAIRAARPDLVFCNAEENRAEDVEALRREFAVDVSHPRTVAEIPGLLRHFGGVVGKREESEKISLKVEEALESAEEEARLTGLRFRFVYLIWKDPWMTVGPRTYVADLLRRVGGSLSLEESSNTDVHDYPVASENAILLSRPDVVILPDEPYPFAGKDVAFWRERLPAACHVVPVSGDDFCWHGVRTLRGLAAAGRLARQLSSRPA; this comes from the coding sequence GTGCGCCTTGTGTCCCTCTGCCCGTCGATCACGGAGAGCCTCGCGGCGTTCGGGGCGGCCGGCGACCTCGTCGGGGCGACGCGCTACTGCATCCACCCGAAAGAGGCGCTGAGGGACGTCCCGCGCGTGGGCGGAACGAAGAACCCGGATTTCGCGGCCATCCGCGCCGCGAGGCCCGATCTCGTCTTCTGCAACGCGGAAGAGAACCGCGCGGAGGACGTCGAGGCGCTCCGCCGCGAGTTCGCCGTGGACGTGTCGCATCCGCGGACGGTCGCGGAGATTCCGGGCCTTCTGCGGCACTTCGGGGGCGTCGTCGGGAAGAGAGAGGAATCGGAGAAGATTTCTTTGAAGGTGGAAGAGGCGCTGGAGAGCGCCGAGGAGGAGGCGCGGCTCACGGGATTGCGCTTTCGCTTCGTCTATCTCATCTGGAAGGACCCCTGGATGACGGTCGGGCCGCGCACGTACGTGGCGGACCTGCTTCGCCGGGTCGGAGGCTCCCTTTCACTCGAAGAATCCTCGAACACCGACGTCCACGACTATCCGGTGGCGTCGGAGAACGCGATCCTGCTCTCGCGCCCCGACGTCGTGATCCTCCCCGACGAGCCGTATCCGTTCGCCGGGAAGGACGTGGCGTTCTGGCGCGAGCGCCTGCCGGCGGCCTGTCACGTCGTCCCCGTCTCCGGCGACGACTTCTGCTGGCACGGCGTCCGCACGCTTCGGGGCCTCGCCGCCGCGGGGCGGCTCGCGCGCCAGCTCTCGAGCCGCCCCGCGTGA
- a CDS encoding 2-oxoacid:acceptor oxidoreductase subunit alpha — MSSVLTETTAGAGSSSGVVVNDFSLQVATANGSGSQTANSVLMRSIFQMGVPVSGKNLFPSNIQGLPTWFTIRASRHGYIGRKREIDVLVCMNPETAEEDVREARAGTHVVYEKKLGLENPGKKRDDVTYYPVPFAELVVKITAAPEHAKLRKLIVNMIYVGVVADLMGIDPAESEIAIAKQLKGKKKAIDLNVSAVKLGLDYAAANFPVKIPYRVERMDATKGKIIVEGNAAAALGCVFAGATVCAWYPITPSSSLCESFIDFCDDLRVDPATGKKNVAVIQAEDEIASIGMVLGAGWAGARAFTSTSGPGISLMSEIIGLGYYTEIPAVIFDVQRVGPSTGLPTRTMQGDILLCYFNSHGDAKHPVLFPASPEECFSMAGEAFDLAERLQTPVFVLTDLDLGMNNWMSDAFPYPTAPLDRGKVLDAAAIEKVKDTWGRYKDVDGDAIPYRTLPGTNSPAGAFFTRGSGHNEKAQYSEKAVDYVNNVDRLSRKFDTARTLVPKPEIQDRPGAVAGVLAYGTSHYGTAEGRDKLAAEFGVPLDYCRLRALPVGPETAAWIRRHERIYVVEQNRDSQLVTILRDEFPEIAARFVPIRQYNGLPLDATTVVEGVLSDRKTSGKKG, encoded by the coding sequence ATGTCCAGCGTCCTGACCGAGACCACCGCCGGGGCAGGTTCGTCCTCCGGCGTCGTCGTCAACGACTTCTCTTTGCAGGTTGCCACTGCGAACGGGTCCGGCTCGCAGACGGCGAACAGCGTCCTGATGCGCTCCATCTTTCAGATGGGCGTCCCGGTGTCCGGCAAGAACCTCTTTCCGTCGAACATCCAGGGCCTGCCGACGTGGTTCACGATCCGCGCGAGCAGGCACGGCTACATCGGCCGCAAGCGCGAGATCGACGTCCTCGTCTGCATGAACCCCGAGACGGCCGAGGAAGACGTCCGCGAGGCGCGGGCGGGCACGCACGTCGTCTACGAGAAGAAGCTCGGCCTCGAGAACCCGGGGAAGAAGCGCGACGACGTCACGTATTACCCCGTGCCGTTCGCCGAGCTCGTCGTGAAGATCACGGCGGCCCCCGAGCACGCGAAGCTCCGCAAGCTCATCGTGAACATGATCTACGTGGGCGTCGTCGCGGACCTCATGGGGATCGACCCCGCCGAGTCCGAGATCGCCATCGCCAAGCAGCTCAAGGGCAAGAAGAAGGCGATCGACCTCAACGTCTCGGCCGTGAAGCTCGGCCTCGACTACGCGGCCGCGAACTTCCCGGTCAAGATCCCCTACCGCGTCGAGCGCATGGACGCCACGAAGGGCAAGATCATCGTCGAGGGAAACGCGGCCGCCGCGCTCGGCTGCGTGTTCGCGGGCGCGACGGTGTGCGCGTGGTACCCGATCACGCCGTCCTCCTCTCTCTGCGAGTCCTTCATCGACTTCTGCGACGACCTCCGTGTCGACCCCGCGACCGGGAAGAAGAACGTCGCCGTCATCCAGGCCGAGGACGAGATCGCTTCGATCGGCATGGTCCTCGGCGCCGGCTGGGCGGGCGCGCGCGCGTTCACGTCCACGTCGGGCCCCGGCATCTCGCTGATGTCGGAGATCATCGGGCTCGGGTACTACACCGAGATCCCCGCGGTGATTTTCGACGTCCAGCGCGTCGGCCCTTCGACGGGGCTGCCGACCCGGACGATGCAGGGAGACATCCTGCTCTGCTACTTCAACTCCCACGGCGACGCCAAGCACCCCGTGCTCTTCCCGGCCTCGCCCGAGGAGTGCTTCTCGATGGCCGGCGAGGCCTTCGACCTCGCCGAGCGGCTCCAGACGCCGGTCTTCGTCCTGACGGACCTCGACCTCGGCATGAACAACTGGATGTCGGACGCGTTCCCCTATCCCACGGCGCCGCTCGACCGCGGCAAGGTCCTCGACGCCGCGGCGATCGAGAAGGTCAAGGACACGTGGGGACGCTACAAGGACGTGGACGGCGACGCGATCCCGTACCGCACGCTGCCCGGGACGAACTCCCCGGCCGGCGCGTTCTTCACGCGCGGCTCGGGACACAACGAGAAAGCGCAGTACTCCGAGAAGGCCGTCGACTACGTCAACAACGTCGACCGCCTCTCGCGCAAGTTCGACACCGCGCGGACGCTCGTGCCGAAGCCGGAGATCCAGGACCGCCCCGGCGCCGTGGCTGGCGTCCTCGCCTACGGCACGTCGCACTACGGCACCGCCGAGGGACGCGACAAGCTGGCCGCCGAGTTCGGCGTGCCCCTCGACTACTGCCGCCTCCGGGCGCTGCCCGTCGGCCCCGAGACGGCCGCGTGGATCCGGCGCCACGAGCGCATCTACGTCGTCGAGCAGAACCGCGACAGCCAGCTCGTGACGATCCTCCGCGACGAGTTCCCCGAGATCGCGGCGCGCTTCGTCCCGATCCGCCAGTACAACGGCCTCCCGCTCGACGCGACGACCGTCGTCGAGGGCGTCCTCTCGGACCGCAAGACGTCCGGGAAGAAGGGTTGA
- a CDS encoding 2-oxoacid:ferredoxin oxidoreductase subunit beta: MSAIPKTNRLGLPKAEYEGGKSTLCLGCGHDVITKQVINAFYEMGVPPYQVAKFSGIGCSSKTPAYFLNRAWGFNGVHGRMPSAATGALVANPELVGIGVSGDGDTASIGIGQFVHLVRRNLPLVYIVEDNGVYGLTKGQFSATADVGATRKKGDVNEFVPIDLCSLAIELGGTFVARSFSGDMKQLQTILEAAIAHKGTSIIDVISPCVTFNDHEGSTKSYKYAKEHETPVHDVGFVPYFEDTLAEIPAGDTKDVAFPDGSVLRFRGVGRDYDPTDKEKALRSIHESHGKQEILTGILYLNPAKPGFSEVLGATGKSLVNLPLDVVRPSREALDRVMESMR; encoded by the coding sequence ATGAGTGCCATTCCGAAGACGAACCGCCTCGGCCTGCCGAAGGCCGAGTACGAGGGCGGCAAGTCCACGCTCTGCCTCGGCTGCGGGCACGACGTCATCACGAAGCAGGTCATCAACGCCTTCTACGAGATGGGCGTCCCGCCCTACCAGGTCGCGAAGTTCTCCGGCATCGGATGCTCCTCGAAGACGCCCGCGTACTTCCTGAACCGCGCCTGGGGCTTCAACGGCGTCCACGGCCGCATGCCGTCGGCCGCGACGGGCGCGCTCGTCGCGAACCCCGAGCTCGTCGGCATCGGCGTCTCCGGCGACGGCGACACGGCCTCGATCGGCATTGGCCAGTTCGTCCACCTCGTGCGGCGCAACCTGCCGCTCGTCTACATCGTCGAGGACAACGGCGTCTACGGCCTCACGAAGGGCCAGTTCTCCGCGACGGCCGACGTGGGCGCCACACGCAAGAAGGGCGACGTGAACGAGTTCGTCCCGATCGATCTGTGCTCGCTCGCGATCGAGCTCGGCGGCACGTTCGTCGCGCGCTCGTTCTCCGGCGACATGAAGCAGCTCCAGACGATCCTCGAGGCCGCGATCGCCCACAAGGGCACGTCCATCATCGACGTCATCTCACCCTGCGTGACGTTCAACGACCACGAGGGCTCGACGAAGAGCTACAAGTACGCCAAGGAGCACGAGACGCCCGTCCACGACGTCGGCTTCGTCCCGTACTTCGAGGACACGCTCGCCGAGATCCCCGCGGGCGACACGAAGGACGTGGCCTTCCCCGACGGCAGCGTCCTGCGCTTCCGCGGCGTCGGCCGGGACTACGACCCGACCGACAAGGAGAAGGCGCTCCGGTCGATCCACGAGAGCCACGGCAAGCAGGAGATCCTCACGGGCATCCTGTACCTGAATCCCGCCAAGCCCGGGTTCTCGGAGGTCCTCGGCGCCACCGGCAAGTCGCTCGTGAACCTGCCGCTCGACGTCGTCAGACCCAGCCGCGAGGCCCTCGATCGGGTCATGGAGTCCATGCGATGA
- a CDS encoding DUF488 family protein has product MPIRIVRLGSPRSPGEGLRIGTVRRPPRGVPKADFAKRDFYDVWLPNLAPSEELLKAGQAAQDDAARWKAFVRRYRGEMKQPDASRVLDLLAALSHQTSFSVGCYCPDESRCHRSVLRELLEARGADFAAAG; this is encoded by the coding sequence ATGCCGATCCGGATCGTCAGGCTCGGCAGCCCACGCAGCCCCGGCGAGGGGCTGCGGATCGGCACCGTGCGCCGCCCGCCGCGCGGAGTGCCGAAGGCGGACTTTGCGAAGCGCGACTTCTACGACGTCTGGCTGCCGAACCTCGCGCCCAGCGAGGAGCTCCTGAAGGCGGGTCAGGCCGCGCAGGATGACGCGGCCCGATGGAAGGCGTTCGTCCGGCGCTACCGCGGCGAGATGAAACAGCCCGACGCCAGCCGCGTCCTCGATCTCCTCGCCGCGCTCTCGCACCAAACGAGCTTCTCGGTCGGCTGCTACTGCCCCGACGAGAGCCGCTGCCACCGGTCGGTGCTTCGCGAGCTGCTGGAAGCGCGGGGCGCCGATTTCGCCGCAGCCGGCTAG
- a CDS encoding pirin family protein — protein sequence MATLNRSKGVLGIEQAPPKHWVGDGFPVSSMFSYDSAPYLSPFILLDYAAPAEFKPALAPRGVGEHPHRGFETVTIAYQGEIDHRDSAGHKGSIGPGDVQWMTAASGIVHEEMHGKEFTKKGGTLEMVQLWVNLPAKFKKAPPGYQDVVGSRTPVVTLPGDAGSVRVIAGEFEKAKGPARTFTPIELWDLRLRAGKTAKLNVPAGQSTALLFLHGGGRVNGEKSVDEGGLAVLARDGETLSIEAAADSTILLLSGAPIDEPVVGYGPFVMNTENEIRQAIADYRSGLMGHLG from the coding sequence ATGGCGACACTGAATCGTTCGAAAGGCGTTCTCGGGATCGAGCAGGCGCCGCCGAAGCACTGGGTCGGGGACGGATTCCCCGTCAGCTCGATGTTCTCGTACGACTCCGCCCCATACCTCAGTCCGTTCATCCTTCTCGACTACGCGGCTCCGGCGGAATTCAAGCCGGCCCTCGCCCCGCGCGGCGTGGGGGAGCACCCGCACCGCGGCTTCGAGACCGTCACGATCGCCTATCAGGGCGAGATCGACCATCGCGACTCGGCGGGGCACAAGGGCTCGATCGGGCCCGGCGACGTCCAGTGGATGACCGCCGCCTCGGGCATCGTCCACGAGGAGATGCACGGGAAGGAGTTCACGAAGAAGGGTGGCACGCTCGAGATGGTGCAGCTCTGGGTGAACCTGCCCGCGAAGTTCAAGAAGGCGCCGCCCGGCTATCAGGACGTCGTCGGCAGCCGGACTCCCGTCGTCACCCTCCCGGGCGATGCCGGATCCGTGCGCGTGATCGCGGGCGAGTTCGAGAAGGCGAAGGGCCCCGCGCGGACGTTCACGCCGATCGAGCTGTGGGACCTGAGGCTCCGGGCCGGGAAGACCGCGAAGCTGAACGTTCCGGCGGGCCAGTCCACGGCCCTCCTCTTCCTGCACGGCGGCGGGCGCGTCAACGGCGAGAAGTCGGTGGACGAGGGCGGGCTTGCGGTTCTCGCACGTGACGGCGAGACGCTCTCGATCGAGGCCGCGGCGGACTCCACGATCCTGCTCCTCTCGGGAGCGCCGATCGACGAGCCGGTTGTCGGCTATGGGCCGTTCGTCATGAACACCGAGAACGAGATCCGGCAGGCGATCGCGGACTACCGCAGCGGGCTCATGGGGCACCTCGGCTGA